GTGACCCGCCGCAGGACGTCGAGGCCGTCCCTGCCCCCGTCGAGCGCGACGCGCGGCTCGTGGATGCGGGCTTCCGGGGGCAGCAGCTCGACGTCCTCGGTCGGTACGTACGGCACATTGGCGAGCAGGATCTCCACCCGGCCGCGCAGCGAGGCGGGCAGCGGTTCGAAGAGGTCGCCCTCGTAGACCCGGCCCGCGTCGCCGACGTTGCGGCGGGCGCACCGTACGGCCGCGGGTTCGACATCGGCGGCGTGCAGTTCGATCCGGTCCAGCGTCGCGGCGAGCGCGGTGCCGAGGGCTCCCGTACCGCAGCAGAGGTCGACGACGACGGCCCCGGGCCCGGCGAGGGCGGCGGCCTGCCGGACCAGGAACTCGGTGCGGCGGCGGGGTACGAAGACGCCGGGGTCAACGGCGATCCGGAGACCGCTGAACTCGGCCCAGCCGAGGACGTGTTCCAGGGGGAGGCCGGTGGCCCGCCGTTCGACCATGGCCGCGAGTCCGGCGGGGTCGGCGGCCGTGGAGACGATCAGCTCCGCCTCGTCCTCGGCGAATACGCAGCCGGCGGCGCGGAGTGTGGTGACGATGGAGGAAAGGGCGAGCGGTGAAACGGAAACCGACATGAAGCGGAGCCTTTCGGAAAAGCCGATGGGCGCTCCGCGGTCGATTATGTCGGGTCGACCACGCGATCCTGAGGGGTGAGCACCCAGCCTGATACAGCGGTAATGGGTCTCACCTCCTTGGTCGGTCCCGGGTGGGGATGGGTCACAGTACCTCCTCCGTGCGCACGGCCACCACCGTGGCCGTGGCACACCGATCACGGCGATGCCCGCCGCGATCAGGAGGATGGTGCCGACGAGATCCTGGACGAGACGGGCTGCCGTTCTGACCGGCAGCCCCGACACGCGTGACGTCCGGCGGACTCGGCTCGCGAAGACCCGTTGTGTCAGGGAGCGATCGTGAGGTGGCTGATCAGCCCCTTGTCGAGGGTGAAGCGGTAGTGCAGGTCGACGGTGCCGCCGGGGAAGTTGCCTTCGAGGCGCTGGGTGACGGTGTAGTGGTCCGG
This sequence is a window from Streptomyces sp. NBC_01217. Protein-coding genes within it:
- a CDS encoding putative protein N(5)-glutamine methyltransferase, translated to MSVSVSPLALSSIVTTLRAAGCVFAEDEAELIVSTAADPAGLAAMVERRATGLPLEHVLGWAEFSGLRIAVDPGVFVPRRRTEFLVRQAAALAGPGAVVVDLCCGTGALGTALAATLDRIELHAADVEPAAVRCARRNVGDAGRVYEGDLFEPLPASLRGRVEILLANVPYVPTEDVELLPPEARIHEPRVALDGGRDGLDVLRRVTAEAPRWLAPGGHLLVETSERQAARAEETVARSGLIPRVVTSDELYATVVIATRPDDPDSSGD